From one Thermoanaerobacterales bacterium genomic stretch:
- the plsY gene encoding glycerol-3-phosphate 1-O-acyltransferase PlsY codes for MTDLLWIIPVSYLLGSLPFGYLVGRLRGVDITAHGSGNIGATNALRTLGPVPALIVLAGDMGKGVLAVWLGQAFGPPAAPLLAALAVLAGHGWSIFLGFRGGKMIATSLGVLLMLSPQVTAGAAAVWAIVVALTRYVSLGSILAAVAVPVLFAALGFPPGYIVFAGVIAATVIYKHRSNIARLRAGTESRLGRRSKK; via the coding sequence ATGACGGACCTGCTCTGGATCATTCCCGTAAGCTACCTCCTCGGCTCACTGCCTTTCGGCTATCTTGTGGGCCGCCTGCGCGGCGTGGACATTACCGCCCACGGCAGCGGCAACATCGGCGCAACCAACGCCCTGCGTACCCTGGGTCCCGTCCCGGCCCTGATCGTACTCGCCGGTGACATGGGCAAGGGTGTGCTGGCCGTCTGGCTCGGACAGGCCTTCGGCCCACCGGCAGCCCCGCTCCTGGCCGCCCTGGCCGTCCTGGCGGGACACGGCTGGTCGATCTTTCTGGGTTTTCGGGGCGGGAAGATGATCGCCACCAGCCTGGGCGTCCTTTTGATGCTCTCCCCCCAGGTGACGGCCGGAGCCGCCGCCGTCTGGGCGATCGTGGTCGCCCTGACCCGCTATGTCTCCCTGGGCTCTATTCTGGCCGCCGTGGCCGTCCCGGTGCTTTTTGCCGCCCTCGGTTTTCCCCCGGGCTATATCGTTTTCGCCGGCGTTATCGCCGCCACGGTCATTTACAAACACCGCAGTAACATCGCCCGTCTCCGCGCCGGAACAGAATCCAGGCTGGGCCGGCGCAGCAAGAAATAG